The Bombyx mori chromosome 20, ASM3026992v2 genomic sequence TGTCTACATAGCTTTCTGACTTTGTCTTTTTAAGTTTCACCCAAGAAACCCATACTCATAACCCTGTTTTTTTAAGAAGTTTAATGAATAAATAGTTCTATGTaattgaatatgaaatttcgaaaaaggcacatgtcgcatattttgtcaaataagttttttcatatacatgtagttttgaggcttacctacactcattttataataattccagtaattttcaattgctatttaacactaaaatatattatctcaaaagttattattttaaattttacagtgCTTTAGAAAATGatcagattttttttcatttcctgaacattttacattttcagagatgtgcccttttcgaaattgcatattcaattagatTGGAGCCTAATTCTCAATATCGTTTCCCGCTTTGAATTTTCTAAATCAATCGAATGTTCTAGTCTCAAAGTACATTTTAATCGCAGACCAATTTCTTCGTTAACCCTACGCCATAGAATCCAGTTTAAATTAGTGTTCGTAGTACGCAGCAGAATCCGCCGGTAATCATTAACATAAGAGGGATGCCCTGCGCTGGGCCACCGCATATTTAGCTAAAAGCACGCTTTGCAAACAGCAAGGTAATTAGACTATGCTATTGATGGGAagaattaattggaatttttgCGTGAGATCGTTAAAGTTAAATGCCAAAGTCTAAGAGCTATGTAAGGTAAACGGTAGTTGTCGAGATTTATAACGATTAGACATAATACTTTAACGAATAAgagtttttactgatggtaggacctcttgtgagtccgcgctggttattaccaccaccctgcctatttctgccgtgaagcagtaatgcgtttcagtttgaagggtggggtagccgttgtaactatacttgagactttagaacttatatctcgaggtgggtggcgcatttacgttgtggatgtctatgggctccagtaaccacttaacaacgcTTCTGTGCTGATACAGAAAATCATTTTCGACACATAGAACCCGGCTCTGTAAAGATCGCCCTTTCACAATGTTTTCAAAGTGCATTACCCATGctcttcaaataataataacctaaagaaactttcgttatccagctgggttagggGCCTGATACAGAAGGCAGTTGTCCTTGATACTGCGCGTATCGTGAGGACGTtcctcactctggagtcctgaCTACtcgtggcttgtgtcgtagacagtGGCATCAGCAGCAATCTatctttatattgtttttttttaaaaaatgtatgtttaatacctattttgaaaaatattgtgtaattaatatgattttaaataaatataaaaaataataatcataataaacatttatacaaaacataaaatacaagaaatcaaaagaaaaataacgaCGCTTGAAAAGGGAAAATGTGCTGCGTATTAAGGTACTGATTTGTATTTAAGTTACTAACCACTATTAGTTGGGCCACAGCCTTGTATTCCTTCGAGGGAAATGAAAAGGCCTTCTTCGCGAATTTCCTGAATGCAGGCGATGGCTATATTCAGCTGTGGACGTATTGTTCCCCGTTCAAGAAATTTCACTAGGTACACTTGTAGCAGCTGCTAACATCAGGTTTCCCTTGAACTAACccgtgtaaaaaaaaagcgcgtTAATAGGTGATTTTAAGTCGTATAACCTTTTCCAGAGCTATCTACATATTGACCAAATTAAATCACACCACGCATCTTTTTATTGTTAGTTATAAAAACATCTccagattttaaattaaatgaatggtcaataatattatatttttacgacgaccataaataaattctataacaTCTCCTCACTTCCGAATATTATCTCAATGCAAATCAATAGGAAATCATGGCTGACACGAAACTTACGACACCTCGGCACGTGCTTAGAggagaaataaaaagaaaacaaaagttTTCAAATATCGAATGTTTTATGTCAACAATAATCAAAATGCAGTCATAAAATTTATTGAGCTTTTAAGACAACTAGCGAAGGTTTAATTTCAACAGTctgttattatttaatgtaaagaGAAAGTTTGTATTTTCTCGTTGAGCTCAACAATATGCCTTGTAAGGTTAGGGGTGGTCTTACAACGTTATTTTTTACTgaatcttaatttatttatgagtaTGATGCGACATGTCGATATATGAATATTAATCGTATACTTATCGTTTTTTGACGGGCATACGTCACTTTTTATGGGacgtattttacattttttcttcaaaatcatTCCTTTTTTATTGACTCTTCCGTCGCGTCTTCACTGTGaagcaaattaaattatattttttttttattttttttttattgcttaggtggatggacgagctcacagttttCTTCTCAGCTCagttccgatccagtagtagattcagcgaagcactgctcttgctagggtcagtgttagcattcttctcaggttgagcctgtgagctcacctaccgatccGCACGaatttggaatagccccttaggctgccGACAATTAGCTAGGGAAAAAAAGCACTGACCGCAAAACCTCGCTTGAAAAAAGACATGTTGTTAATAGACGCATAAAAAATTACACCCGAAAATATCTGAAACGcgaaaaaatttgatttttttttattgcatagatgggtggacgagctcacagcccacctggtgttaagtggttactggagcccatagacatctataggtaaataacgtaaatgcgccacccaccttgagatataagttctaaggtctcaagtatagttacaacagctgccccacccttcaaaccgaaacgcattactgcttcacggcagaagtaggcagtgGTCGACGCGTGGTCGTCATTTTAATCAAATATCAATCATTATTTACCCTATCTGCCGCAGAGAGGAAAACTCAAAGGTTTGACAGGGGCTTGACAAATCACACTTTTTAATTTAtggatttaagaaaaaaaatgttataaaatatgttaatgTTGATCATATTGAATACTTAAAttttcggtagaattttattgttaaatatctAGGTACGTACATTTAaacttactagtggtccccggtAGTCGaggttcgactataattaattgaaattataagtttttacactatgtattatgattctattaccaaaaattataattaattatattatttatattatattattatgtgaagtAGTTTTCTCTCGAGTTCTTGACTCGGTTTAGCTCCTAGCTCCCGCCCTGAAACCTTCAGGGAAGAGGAGGTTCGGACTCCCTTGAATTTATGAAAACTGTATTACCCAAAACTTTACTTATTATTGTGCATGTGTGTATGGctgcttgtttttgtattatgtgtatgtttatatttgCCTCCAGTTTgtctatgtatctatgtatactTTTTGCCACCACGCCCGTTGCGCCTATTACTATGGGGATGGTTTCTGTGTGTGTATTCCAGAGTCGTGTTAGTTCTACTTTTAAGGGGTGATATTTACTAAGTTTTTCCAGTTCTTTTGGTCCTATATTGTAGTCAGATGGTACAGTTATATCTATTAAgtaggttttattttctgtcTTGTCTATGTATATTATGTCTGGTCTATTGTGCTTTATTGTAACGTCCGTCTGCACTGGTATCTCCCACATTAGCCTCGCGGAGCTGTTTTCTTTTATCTGAGGTTGAGTCAAATTCACCTTCCACCATAGCGAGTCTAATTCAAAATTGTGTTTTCTTCCTATTGCCCACCAAATATACTTTACTATGTTGTTATGTCTGTTCACATAGTAAGTGCCGGCCAGTTTTTCACATCCCGAGATTATATGCTCTATGGACTCGTCTTTTGCTAGGCATAGGCGACACTTACCATCGACAGATTTCTTTAGAATATCTCTTTCTATTTGTCTCGTAATTACTGCCTGATCTTGTATAGCGAATACCGAAGATTCTAACGTGGGGGACACGATTTGTTTCTTAAGCCAGCGGAACGAATACTCTCGATCTATATTACCCTTCTCTATAACGGACCTACGGAATTGTCCATGTAGCGGTTTCTCTTTCCATTTACTGATGCCAGTCTTTATTACTGCTTTCTTAATTTCAGTATCGGTGTAGTTTCTGTTTTCTGTTAATTCTATTCTTACTGCATTATTTTTACCATCTTTGTGTATTGAATGTTTATCTCTATGTTTATCGTGTTTAACTATTGCTTTTATGATTTGGTCCTGttcattgtttaaatattgCCTAAATTTAATAATCTGAGTTTTGTGTaacatttctatatttataagTCCTCTGCCTCCTTCTTCTATGGGTAAATAGAGTCTTTCGATATCCGCTTTTTGTTGTTGGGCTTTATTCAAAGTGAGTATCTTCCTTGTCTTTATATCTATTTTGTTTAAGTCactatttttgtagtttattatTCCAAACGTGTATAAAAGAACTGGTGTGGCATAAGTGTTGATGGCCGTTATGAGGTTTCTCGCGCTAAGTTGTGTGTTAGTAATGCATTTTACTCTTTTGAAGTACTCTCTTTTCACCTGATCCTGAATTCTTTTATGATCTATTTTGCCTGCTTCATCTATACCTAAGTATTTATAACTTTCGTCTTCCTTCAAATGTTCGAAGTTTAAGCCACTCAACAGTATGTGACCTTCGCTCTGGTGCTCAGCTCTCCTTCCAGATGTTAAATGAAGCACATTGCATTTATTTAAGCCAAATTCCATTCCTATGTCTCTAGTAAAAATCTCTGTGCTATCAAGTAAAACTTTGAGGCTGTTCTTATTGTTGGCATATAACTTTAAATCATCCATGTATAATAAATGGTTAATAGCTGTAttgtttttaagtttgtaccctttttgtatgtatttatgcaGAAGGAATGATAAGGGATTTATACCTAAGCAAAACAGTAGTGGTGACAGCGAATCGCCTTGGAAGATACCACGGCGGACAGCTATTAGGTCTGTTGTCACAGAGGCATTCACGCCACGGGCCGCCATGATCACCTTCCATGAGGGCATAACCTTTTTTAGAAAGTCAATGATAGTAGGTGAACATTTATACAATTCAAGAACTTTAAGTAGCCAGTCATGGGAAATACTATCAAAGGCCTTTCGATAATCAACCCAGCCCATACTAAGATTTTTCTGACACTGATGGGCGTCTTCCAGGATTGCTTTATTAATCATGAGATGATCCTTACAGCCCCGAGCGCGACGTCTACATCCTCTTTGTTCTGGAGCTAATATATCATTAGTTTCGCAGTGTTCGTATAGTTCGTTTGCAATTATAGAGGTGAGGAGTTTATACATGGTTGGCAGGCAGGCTATTGGTCTCCAGTTCTGTGGATATTGTGTGTTATCATTCTTTGGAATTAAAATAACTTGTCCAGTGGTGAACCATTCTTCCAGCGTCTCTCTTCCATCTAATAGTTTGTTGTATAAGTGAGTAATGTGTAGGTGTATGTTAGTGAGGTATTTTAAGTAATAGTTCTGTATTTTATCGAGTCCAGGCGTTTTCCAATTATGTGTTTTTCTTATTGCGGTTTTTACTCTTTCTACAGTTATCTCTTGAAAGTTATGCTTATGTATATCATCTGTTTCATTCTGTATGTCTGCTATCCATTCTGCCTGTTTATTGTATGGTATAGGTTGTGATAAGATGGAACTCCAAAATTGTTGTATGTTTTCTTTTGTTGGAATTTCTGTcggactttttttatttgcacTAAGTGATCTGTAAAATGCATGTTGGTTTTCGcgaaattgtttgttttgttccTTTCTCTTATTAATATCTTCATACCTCTTTATCCTACCTGCCAACGCTTTGACTCTCTGGCTTAAAACTTCAACTGTCTTGTCATGGTCCATATCACTGAATATCTTGTACTTTTCATAaagtttatctttaatttttatcagTCTTCTGCTATTGACTCCTTTCTTAATTTCCACCAATCTACCTAGTTCTTTTCTAATGTCCTCAAGTTTATTCTTTATTCTTCTTTTCCAAGGGGGATCACTTCTGGGTTTTATTGTAGTGCGAGGTGTGAATGGCTTTTGCCCATTGGCAATAATGAGTGTCTTTGCCGTTgcataaattatgttatttagtTCTCGTAAGGTGTTATGTGTATCTAATAAATTAGGAATGTATGTGTTAATTTTACCTAAATTGGCGatgaaagttttattaaattttggttTTGGTAGACAAGGTCGGTCTGTTATACATGTCTCCTTTGTTTCTGATAGTACTtgtaaaaactgtaaaataattgCCTCGGGCTCATCTAAGCTTTGTGTTTGCTGTGTATGCATATCTATATTAAAAGTCCCTATTTTATCTAAAGTGTACTGATCTGTACGTATATCTGTAATCTCATCGTCTAGTAGTTGGTTAGCCTGTGTGTAAGGTGAAACATTGACGTTGTCTGTGGGTGTGTGTTCCAGTACAGTCGTCAGTGTAGGTTGTGTATTGTTCACTAAAGGTGATGGTATAACTAAAATTGTATTGTTGTCAGGTAaattactgtttgtttccctATTAGATTGTTCTGCTCTCATTTTAATTTCTTGTAATAGCTGTGTTGAAACCCATTTTCGGTTGATTATGCTTCGGGCTTGGTTGGATAGTGTGTTGCCTGTGAATTTATGTATCTTAGGATTATTTGGATTTCTttctttaaaatacatttctaaACGCTTCATAAAACCTACTCCTTCTGCCTTAGCCTTGTAGTAACAAAACATTAATTCGTGTATCTCTTCTGTTGACCACTTCCTTCTCGAATCATTAGTGTCTACTGAACTTGTCATGGTCTCTACCAATGAACCGGCAGAGCTAGTGGGAAGGTCCCCGCTCTGCAAAGTTACATCGGTGTCTCGGTTATGGTCGGCTGTGGTCCTTTCGGGTTCCCCGGCTCTCGCCCGCCTGTTCAACGAGAAGCCACTGACGGTCCGTATACTGTCACATCCAGCGTCAGCTCCAGACGTGCCCCGACGATCACCCTCGGGTAGCGACATTAAACGTTTACTTTTATTTCTTCTCTCCATTTGTTTGGGGGTTGCCATGGCCCTTTTGGTCAACTGATTGGTAATTTCGTTTCAGATGTCCGCCTCTCACGTGGCTTAGATGTTTTACACGGACGTGGGGTTgggctttgagaggctatttatattattataataaataaaaattaatattatacttctataatcacagatttacgactccttcggaaacgcctctgggacttcgttaccgcgaataaaattctaatagacgagcagtttggattccgcgccaaacactcgtgcgtacaacaagtgcaccgcctcacggagcacatcttaatagggctaaataggcgtaaacaaatcccgaccggcgctctcttcttcgatgtagcgaaggcgttcgacaaagtctggcacaacggtttgatctacaaattgtacaacatgggagtgccagacagactcgtgctcatcatacgagacttcttgtcgaaccattcgtttcgatatcgagtagagggaactcgttctcgtccccgtcatctgactgccggagtcccgcaaggctccgcactctccccgttactatttagtttgtatatcaatgatataccccggtctccggagacccatctagtgctcttcgccgatgacacggctatctactactcgtgtaggaagatgtcgttgcttcatcggcgactccagaccgcagtaaccaccatgggacagtggttccggaagtggcgaattgacatcaaccccacgaaaagcacagcggtgctattcaaaaggggtcgccctccgaataccagttcgagcaccccactccccaataggcgcgtaaacacctccgcggttagccccatcactctctttgaccagcccataccgtgggcctcgaaggtcaaatacctaggcgtcaccctcgacagagggatgacattccgtccccacgtaaaaacggtacgcgatcgcgccgcgtttatactaggacgactctacccaatgctttgtagacgaagcaaactgtccctccgtaacaaggtaaccctctacaaaacttgcatacgccccgtcatgacgtatgcaagcgtagtgttcgctcacgcggcccgcaccaacttgaaaccccttcaggttatacaatcccgattctgcaggatagccgtcggagcaccatggttccagaggaacgtggacctccacgatgacctggagctcgaccccgtcagtaagtatctacagtcggcatcgctgcgccactttgagaaggcggcacgacatgagaaccctcttgtcgtggccgccggaaactatatacccgatcctgtagaccgtttggtaaaccgtcgacgtcgcccaaagcacgtcatcacggatcctcctgatccattaacggtgcttttaggcaatacaagcaccggtcaccgtcctcgccgaacccgtcgcttgcgacgaagggctcgacgagcgaattaacccacagacacagcccactgagtttctcgccggatcttctcagtgggtcgcgcttccgatccggtggtagattctgcgaagcactgctcttgctagggcggtgttagcatttctccggtttgagccccgcgagctcacctacacaagctagggtacgctgaaatagcctcgctctcagcttaggtcaaaaaaaaaaaaaaacagatttaattctataatcacatagaggaaagagacgtgctgggcgaagaaagaaatcatggctccggaatatccgggagtggaccggtattgcctccgtcgaacagctgttccggctggctgcacataaaaacgaatatagaaagctaacggccaaccttcaggattgaagaggcactggaagaagaagaagaatcacagatttcgccaagactacactttagttagacaaatattaacaaagacaaacaatatttaatctattctcaatttgaccacagactagaCAATAAGAAAACTTTGACAAGAAACAAATACCTAGTATGTATATAcacgcgtgtgtgtgtcaaatacatggtagtgtgtgtaatgtttgtttctattgatttaatgtattttttatgcacgaataaaaaaaaattcacattctgcacttcttctctatattctctacaagtgtgggaaatttcatactcctctgtccgcgcaattttcgtaaaaaggggtacaaagtttttgcttcatgtaataatatacatatagataaatcTGTTTGTGGTTTCTATACTAGCGGGAAACCTAATTATAGGATCGGACGACCGTGTGATTTGTtactaattacatatttattattattattaaggttTATCTGTTGACTGTGTGTTGTCCGAAAATTATTTTACCAAAGGTGCTATTATTGTAACAAAACCTCTTCGTTCGTATTCTATATCAATATTGTAATTGAATCGAACGAGTTGACACGTGCCAACTGGTCAGCGGTTATAAAGCAATATTGATTGTACACAAAATGGCGGGGGCCGCGTAATGGCCGCTCCCGATACAATAAATATGTCCACCGCGTTGACCGTGAGTTCGTATTGTAGGTCCATTAAAAGATAAG encodes the following:
- the LOC119630056 gene encoding uncharacterized protein LOC119630056 → MATPKQMERRNKSKRLMSLPEGDRRGTSGADAGCDSIRTVSGFSLNRRARAGEPERTTADHNRDTDVTLQSGDLPTSSAGSLVETMTSSVDTNDSRRKWSTEEIHELMFCYYKAKAEGVGFMKRLEMYFKERNPNNPKIHKFTGNTLSNQARSIINRKWVSTQLLQEIKMRAEQSNRETNSNLPDNNTILVIPSPLVNNTQPTLTTVLEHTPTDNVNVSPYTQANQLLDDEITDIRTDQYTLDKIGTFNIDMHTQQTQSLDEPEAIILQFLQVLSETKETCITDRPCLPKPKFNKTFIANLGKINTYIPNLLDTHNTLRELNNIIYATAKTLIIANGQKPFTPRTTIKPRSDPPWKRRIKNKLEDIRKELGRLVEIKKGVNSRRLIKIKDKLYEKYKIFSDMDHDKTVEVLSQRVKALAGRIKRYEDINKRKEQNKQFRENQHAFYRSLSANKKSPTEIPTKENIQQFWSSILSQPIPYNKQAEWIADIQNETDDIHKHNFQEITVERVKTAIRKTHNWKTPGLDKIQNYYLKYLTNIHLHITHLYNKLLDGRETLEEWFTTGQVILIPKNDNTQYPQNWRPIACLPTMYKLLTSIIANELYEHCETNDILAPEQRGCRRRARGCKDHLMINKAILEDAHQCQKNLSMGWVDYRKAFDSISHDWLLKVLELYKCSPTIIDFLKKVMPSWKVIMAARGVNASVTTDLIAVRRGIFQGDSLSPLLFCLGINPLSFLLHKYIQKGYKLKNNTAINHLLYMDDLKLYANNKNSLKVLLDSTEIFTRDIGMEFGLNKCNVLHLTSGRRAEHQSEGHILLSGLNFEHLKEDESYKYLGIDEAGKIDHKRIQDQVKREYFKRVKCITNTQLSARNLITAINTYATPVLLYTFGIINYKNSDLNKIDIKTRKILTLNKAQQQKADIERLYLPIEEGGRGLINIEMLHKTQIIKFRQYLNNEQDQIIKAIVKHDKHRDKHSIHKDGKNNAVRIELTENRNYTDTEIKKAVIKTGISKWKEKPLHGQFRRSVIEKGNIDREYSFRWLKKQIVSPTLESSVFAIQDQAVITRQIERDILKKSVDGKCRLCLAKDESIEHIISGCEKLAGTYYVNRHNNIVKYIWWAIGRKHNFELDSLWWKVNLTQPQIKENSSARLMWEIPVQTDVTIKHNRPDIIYIDKTENKTYLIDITVPSDYNIGPKELEKLSKYHPLKVELTRLWNTHTETIPIVIGATGVVAKSIHRYIDKLEANINIHIIQKQAAIHTCTIISKVLGNTVFINSRESEPPLP